The following coding sequences lie in one Mycobacterium gordonae genomic window:
- a CDS encoding acyl-CoA dehydrogenase family protein — MDRYELRRVDYSLTEDHKALQSAYRQLLDTHCPIETVWAAQETGFDESLWERLCAMGATSMAVSEHAGGDGATLVDLALVAEEMGRALAPVPWIDHVCASRLAERLGALTSAVVEGNRILGLDIAPEPAAGRRLIASAAVADGLIVRDGDDIVLVSFVARPERVPNLGQLPMAWVDPGTTESRAVLGTGASAIAAYRRAIDEWRVLTAAALTGLVEQTMTIAAEFAKSRYTLGVPISTLQAISHPLANMSIAVQGGRNLARRAAWFLDNEPDERPELPGCAFVFMAEEAPKAATMAVHIQGGLGVSVEAAATAYLVRARGWVLAGGDPGVTARHVGRLVAERESA, encoded by the coding sequence ATGGATCGCTACGAACTACGCCGCGTCGACTACAGCCTGACGGAGGACCACAAAGCGCTGCAGTCCGCCTACCGTCAACTGCTGGACACCCACTGCCCGATCGAGACCGTGTGGGCCGCTCAGGAGACCGGATTCGACGAGAGCCTCTGGGAGCGGTTGTGCGCCATGGGCGCCACCTCGATGGCAGTGAGCGAGCATGCGGGCGGAGACGGGGCAACACTGGTCGACCTGGCGTTGGTCGCCGAGGAAATGGGACGGGCGTTGGCGCCGGTGCCGTGGATCGACCATGTCTGTGCGTCGCGTCTGGCCGAGCGACTGGGCGCGCTGACATCCGCGGTCGTCGAAGGCAACCGGATCCTCGGCCTGGATATCGCCCCGGAACCTGCCGCGGGACGGCGTCTCATCGCATCTGCGGCCGTCGCCGACGGGCTGATCGTGCGCGACGGGGACGACATCGTCCTGGTGAGTTTCGTTGCGCGCCCCGAGCGCGTGCCCAATCTCGGCCAGCTGCCCATGGCGTGGGTGGATCCCGGCACGACCGAGTCGCGGGCGGTTCTAGGCACCGGCGCGTCGGCGATCGCGGCCTACCGCCGGGCCATCGACGAATGGCGGGTGCTGACCGCCGCGGCGCTGACCGGTCTGGTCGAGCAGACGATGACCATCGCGGCCGAGTTCGCCAAGTCGCGCTACACGCTCGGGGTGCCCATCTCGACGCTGCAAGCGATTTCGCACCCGCTGGCCAACATGTCGATCGCGGTGCAAGGTGGCCGCAACCTCGCCCGGCGCGCCGCCTGGTTCCTCGACAACGAACCCGACGAGCGACCCGAATTGCCTGGGTGCGCGTTCGTGTTCATGGCCGAGGAGGCGCCCAAGGCGGCGACCATGGCGGTACACATCCAGGGCGGTCTCGGGGTATCGGTCGAAGCCGCCGCGACGGCTTATCTGGTTCGGGCCCGCGGCTGGGTGCTGGCCGGAGGCGATCCGGGTGTGACGGCCAGGCATGTCGGGCGGCTCGTCGCCGAGCGGGAAAGTGCTTAG
- a CDS encoding amidohydrolase family protein, whose protein sequence is MTLPPARPVIDCLVNVHFGETKTQPEFMTKVRDDYFKGPQSMFDPVDLAELLEEMDEHGVRKAILMDNLAQPSTTARKFVDERPDRFALAMGGINLLRPVKSLRELTAVAGDLPVAYAVVGPSFWADGQYPPSDAVYYPLYAKCAEIELPLCVNTGLPGPPIPGEVQNPIHLDRVCVRFPELKLCMIHGADPWWDIAIRMLMKYRNLRLMTSAWSPKRLPDSLIHYMRTRGPDKIIFASDWPVLRQRRVVPEAHALDLPADVLDNYLYNNANEFFFGADTDQER, encoded by the coding sequence ATGACGCTACCTCCCGCCCGGCCGGTCATCGACTGTCTCGTCAACGTGCATTTCGGCGAAACCAAAACCCAGCCCGAGTTCATGACGAAGGTGCGCGACGACTACTTTAAAGGTCCGCAGTCGATGTTCGATCCCGTCGACCTCGCCGAACTGCTCGAAGAGATGGACGAACACGGGGTGCGCAAAGCCATCCTGATGGACAACCTGGCCCAACCCTCGACCACCGCCCGGAAATTCGTCGACGAACGACCAGATCGTTTCGCCCTGGCCATGGGGGGGATAAATCTGCTGCGTCCGGTGAAGTCGTTGCGGGAGTTGACGGCGGTCGCCGGTGACCTGCCGGTGGCCTATGCGGTGGTCGGTCCCAGCTTCTGGGCCGACGGCCAGTATCCGCCGAGCGACGCGGTGTACTACCCTCTCTACGCCAAGTGCGCCGAGATCGAGCTGCCGCTGTGCGTCAACACCGGGCTGCCCGGGCCGCCGATCCCCGGTGAGGTGCAGAACCCGATCCATCTGGACCGGGTGTGCGTGCGATTCCCGGAGCTGAAGCTGTGCATGATCCACGGCGCCGACCCGTGGTGGGACATCGCGATCCGCATGCTGATGAAGTACCGCAACCTGCGGCTGATGACCTCGGCCTGGTCACCGAAACGACTGCCGGACAGCCTGATCCACTACATGCGCACCCGTGGCCCCGACAAGATCATCTTCGCCTCCGATTGGCCGGTGCTGCGCCAACGCCGGGTGGTGCCCGAGGCACATGCTCTCGACCTGCCGGCGGATGTCCTCGACAACTACCTGTACAACAACGCCAACGAATTCTTCTTCGGCGCCGACACAGATCAGGAGCGCTAA
- a CDS encoding acyl-CoA synthetase, producing the protein MTEWTIGAVLDAVADAVPDREMTVCGTRRSTFAESADRTRRLADYLAAKGFGAHTERAALGNWECGQDRVALVMHNDLYPDMVIACLKARVVPVNVNHYYTPREVADLLAYVKPRGVIYHRGLGAKIGDAAAELLIAIDDGSGAPELDGGVRLEDVLAQGDSGRVGAGSPDDLLMICTGGTTGRPKGVLWRQADMYVASMNGEDHADVGEIHRRAQRGGAPWFAVSPLMHAAGMWTAFSAILSGQTAVLYDTRQKFDPAAVLRIAEREKVGLMTMVGDAYAAPLVDELGRDSYDLSALVAIGAGGAATNVKHQQALLEYLPHITVINGYGSSETGNMGFGHSRQGAQADTFTIRTGGLVLAQDRSRFLEPGDPEIGWVARQGRIPLGYFDDEAATTETFPVVDGQRVVISGDRGALVADGTLRLFGRDSLVVNTGGEKVFVEEVEEVLRAHPLVADALAVGRPSERWGREVVALVQPRDGSRPDTDALRARCSDELAAFKVPKAFIVVDRVRRLGNGKADYRWAACHAETVSTAGTMQR; encoded by the coding sequence ATGACCGAATGGACCATCGGAGCGGTGCTGGACGCAGTGGCCGACGCCGTGCCCGATCGGGAGATGACCGTCTGCGGCACCCGCCGTAGCACCTTCGCCGAATCCGCAGACCGCACGCGTCGACTCGCTGACTACTTGGCTGCCAAGGGTTTCGGTGCGCACACCGAACGCGCAGCGCTGGGTAACTGGGAGTGTGGCCAGGACCGGGTGGCGCTTGTCATGCACAACGACCTGTACCCCGACATGGTCATCGCCTGCCTGAAGGCCCGGGTGGTGCCCGTCAACGTCAACCACTACTACACCCCGCGGGAAGTGGCTGACCTGCTGGCCTACGTCAAGCCGCGCGGCGTCATCTACCACCGCGGCCTGGGCGCCAAGATCGGCGACGCGGCCGCCGAATTACTCATTGCCATCGACGACGGCAGCGGCGCACCAGAACTCGATGGTGGCGTCCGGCTCGAAGACGTGCTGGCGCAGGGTGATTCCGGCCGGGTCGGCGCGGGCTCGCCGGACGATTTGTTGATGATCTGCACCGGTGGCACCACCGGCCGCCCCAAGGGCGTGCTGTGGCGACAGGCCGACATGTACGTGGCGTCGATGAACGGTGAGGATCACGCGGACGTGGGCGAGATCCATCGGCGAGCGCAACGCGGTGGCGCGCCCTGGTTCGCGGTGTCGCCGCTGATGCACGCCGCCGGTATGTGGACCGCCTTCTCGGCGATCCTGTCCGGACAGACGGCCGTCCTCTACGACACGCGGCAGAAGTTCGATCCAGCAGCGGTGCTCCGGATTGCCGAACGCGAGAAGGTCGGACTCATGACGATGGTGGGCGACGCTTACGCAGCTCCGCTCGTCGACGAACTCGGCCGGGACAGCTATGACCTGTCCGCGCTTGTCGCGATCGGCGCCGGGGGAGCGGCCACCAACGTCAAACATCAGCAGGCCCTGTTGGAGTACCTGCCGCACATCACGGTCATCAACGGCTACGGGTCTTCGGAGACGGGGAACATGGGGTTTGGGCACAGCCGCCAGGGCGCCCAGGCTGACACCTTCACGATCCGGACCGGCGGCCTGGTATTGGCGCAGGACCGCAGCAGATTTCTCGAACCGGGTGACCCGGAGATCGGCTGGGTGGCCCGCCAGGGACGTATTCCGTTGGGCTACTTCGACGATGAGGCCGCCACCACCGAGACGTTCCCGGTTGTCGACGGGCAGCGAGTGGTGATCTCCGGTGACCGTGGCGCGCTGGTGGCCGACGGCACGCTCCGGTTGTTCGGCCGGGACTCGTTGGTGGTCAACACCGGTGGGGAGAAAGTCTTCGTCGAAGAGGTCGAGGAAGTGCTGCGTGCGCATCCCCTCGTCGCCGATGCCCTGGCGGTGGGTCGCCCCAGCGAGCGGTGGGGGCGGGAAGTGGTCGCACTGGTCCAACCGCGCGACGGGAGCCGGCCCGACACCGACGCGCTTCGGGCGCGCTGCTCCGACGAGTTGGCAGCTTTCAAGGTGCCCAAGGCGTTCATCGTGGTAGACCGGGTGCGTCGGCTCGGCAACGGCAAGGCCGACTATCGATGGGCCGCCTGTCACGCCGAAACCGTTAGCACCGCAGGGACGATGCAACGATGA
- a CDS encoding amidohydrolase family protein, producing MATLGYRAIDVDNHYYEPIDSFTRYLPKEFRRRGVQMLRDEKRTWAVIGERINQFIPNPTFDPIIEPGCLDLLFRGEIPEGVDPASLMKVDRLGNHPEYQNRDARVRVMDTQNLETVFMLPTFACGVEEALKSDVDATMASVHAFNQWLDEDWGFDRPDRRIVSAPIIALADPDKALQEVEFVLGRGARLVLVRPAPVPGRVKPRSLGDPSHDPVWARLAEAGVPVGFHLSDSGYLAINALWGGKATFEGFGKKDPLDQVLLDDRAIHDSMAAMIVHQVFTRHPTLKVASIENGSYFVYRLIKRLKKAANTAPYHFKEDPVEQLKNNVWIAPYYEDDVKLLAETIGVDKILFGSDWPHGEGLAEPMSFAADIPQFPEFSPEDTRKVMRDNALDLLGANTPGATVAAAKRHAVRTAPDSHSRRASV from the coding sequence ATGGCAACGTTGGGCTACCGGGCGATCGACGTCGACAATCATTACTACGAACCGATCGACTCCTTCACCCGCTACCTGCCGAAGGAATTCAGGCGCCGGGGTGTGCAGATGCTGCGCGACGAGAAACGCACCTGGGCAGTCATCGGCGAACGCATCAATCAGTTTATCCCGAACCCGACCTTCGACCCGATCATCGAGCCCGGCTGCCTCGATCTGCTCTTCCGCGGCGAAATTCCCGAGGGCGTCGACCCGGCGTCGCTCATGAAAGTCGACCGGCTGGGCAATCACCCCGAATACCAGAACCGGGATGCCCGGGTGCGGGTAATGGACACCCAGAACCTGGAGACGGTGTTCATGCTGCCAACCTTCGCCTGTGGCGTCGAGGAGGCCCTCAAGAGCGACGTCGACGCCACGATGGCCTCGGTGCACGCCTTCAACCAGTGGCTGGATGAGGACTGGGGATTCGATCGGCCCGATCGCCGCATTGTCTCGGCGCCGATCATCGCACTGGCCGACCCGGACAAGGCGCTGCAGGAGGTCGAGTTCGTGCTCGGCCGGGGCGCCAGACTGGTGCTGGTGCGTCCCGCGCCGGTGCCTGGTCGGGTCAAGCCGCGATCGCTTGGCGACCCGTCGCACGATCCGGTGTGGGCACGGCTGGCCGAAGCCGGTGTTCCCGTGGGATTCCACCTCAGCGACAGTGGGTATCTGGCGATCAACGCACTGTGGGGCGGTAAGGCCACCTTCGAGGGATTCGGCAAGAAGGACCCGCTGGACCAGGTACTCCTCGACGACCGGGCGATTCACGACTCGATGGCCGCGATGATCGTCCACCAGGTATTCACCCGCCATCCCACCCTGAAGGTCGCCAGCATCGAGAACGGTTCCTACTTCGTGTACCGGTTGATCAAGCGGCTCAAGAAGGCGGCCAACACCGCGCCCTACCACTTCAAAGAAGACCCGGTCGAGCAACTGAAGAACAACGTCTGGATTGCGCCGTATTACGAGGACGATGTCAAGTTGCTCGCCGAGACGATCGGCGTGGACAAGATCCTGTTCGGTTCGGATTGGCCACACGGCGAGGGGCTCGCCGAGCCCATGTCGTTTGCCGCCGACATTCCGCAGTTTCCCGAATTCAGCCCGGAGGACACCCGCAAAGTCATGCGCGACAACGCCTTGGACCTGCTGGGTGCCAACACACCGGGCGCGACGGTGGCCGCTGCCAAGCGACACGCAGTGCGGACGGCGCCGGATTCACACTCGCGACGCGCGTCGGTGTAG
- a CDS encoding CaiB/BaiF CoA transferase family protein, with protein sequence MQGIRVLEVAQFTFVPAAGAILADWGADVIKVEHPARGDTQRGFVNMGGIQIDPDRHPLMEHPNRGKRSVGIDVSTPGGQEVLYELAKASDVFLTNYLPAQRQKNKFDVEHIRAANPDIVYARGSAYGDKGPERGTGGYDGTAFWTRSGVGYALTPEERGGALGQGIPAFGDSIGGMFIAGGISAALLHRERTGEAVELDVSLLSTAWWAAGASVTQGMETGQVMRTPMPGSLAPSVNPFMGNYLTSDGGTINLCIISPTGLIRDTFEHLGIPEAADDPRFSEVLPLIQNADAAGKLIADAFAGKPFVYWREHLKTMKGQWAPFQSLLDLAQDEQAIANDMVCEVEVASGGAPFKVVRGPVQFNHEPLETTRAPQASEHTEIVLMEIGMDWDRISRLKDVGAIA encoded by the coding sequence ATGCAGGGCATTCGAGTCCTCGAGGTTGCGCAGTTCACCTTTGTTCCGGCCGCCGGAGCAATCCTCGCCGACTGGGGAGCCGACGTCATCAAGGTCGAGCATCCCGCGCGCGGAGACACCCAACGAGGCTTCGTGAACATGGGTGGCATCCAGATCGATCCCGACCGCCATCCGCTGATGGAACATCCCAACCGGGGTAAGCGCAGCGTCGGCATCGACGTGTCCACGCCCGGCGGTCAGGAAGTGCTCTACGAGCTGGCGAAGGCTTCCGACGTCTTCCTCACCAATTACCTGCCCGCGCAGCGGCAGAAGAACAAGTTCGACGTCGAACACATCCGTGCGGCGAACCCTGACATCGTCTACGCCCGCGGCTCGGCCTACGGCGACAAGGGTCCCGAGCGCGGTACCGGCGGGTACGACGGCACCGCATTCTGGACCCGCAGCGGCGTCGGCTACGCCCTGACGCCGGAGGAACGGGGCGGCGCACTGGGACAGGGCATTCCCGCGTTCGGCGACTCCATCGGCGGCATGTTCATCGCTGGCGGCATATCGGCGGCACTGCTGCACCGCGAACGTACCGGCGAAGCCGTCGAACTCGACGTGTCGCTATTGAGCACCGCTTGGTGGGCGGCCGGCGCAAGCGTCACCCAGGGCATGGAGACCGGTCAGGTGATGCGCACGCCCATGCCCGGATCCCTGGCACCCTCGGTGAATCCGTTCATGGGCAACTACCTGACCTCAGACGGCGGCACCATCAACCTCTGCATCATCAGTCCGACCGGGCTGATCCGGGATACCTTTGAGCACCTCGGAATCCCCGAAGCCGCCGACGATCCCCGCTTCTCCGAGGTGCTGCCGTTGATCCAGAATGCTGACGCCGCCGGCAAGCTCATCGCTGACGCGTTCGCCGGCAAGCCATTTGTCTACTGGCGGGAGCATCTGAAGACCATGAAGGGACAGTGGGCACCCTTTCAGAGCCTGCTCGATCTGGCCCAGGACGAGCAGGCGATCGCCAACGACATGGTCTGCGAGGTCGAAGTCGCCAGTGGCGGGGCGCCATTCAAGGTGGTGCGCGGCCCGGTTCAGTTCAACCACGAACCGTTGGAGACCACTCGGGCACCCCAAGCCTCCGAGCACACCGAGATCGTGCTGATGGAAATCGGGATGGACTGGGACCGCATCTCCCGACTGAAAGACGTGGGAGCCATCGCCTGA
- the trxA gene encoding thioredoxin, translating to MTVKNLTAADFEATIVANPIVLVDFWAPWCGPCRGFAPVFERSAHNHADVVHAKVDTDAERELAATVGIRSVPTIMAFRDGILVYSQAGAMPPAVLEDLVTKVKGLDMDVVRTKIAQRKAAAST from the coding sequence ATGACCGTCAAGAACCTTACCGCCGCCGATTTCGAAGCCACGATCGTTGCGAACCCGATTGTGCTGGTTGACTTCTGGGCCCCATGGTGCGGGCCGTGCCGAGGCTTCGCGCCGGTCTTCGAACGGTCCGCGCACAACCACGCCGACGTCGTCCACGCGAAGGTGGACACCGACGCGGAGCGGGAACTGGCCGCGACGGTCGGGATCCGCTCGGTGCCGACCATCATGGCGTTCCGCGACGGGATTCTTGTCTACAGCCAGGCCGGGGCGATGCCGCCCGCGGTCCTGGAAGACCTGGTGACCAAGGTCAAGGGCCTGGACATGGATGTGGTGCGCACCAAGATCGCGCAGCGCAAGGCCGCGGCCAGCACCTGA
- a CDS encoding MMPL/RND family transporter, producing the protein MSTDTDSRPRFMRFVRAFAIPIILVWLLLTLALNLLVPPIESVARTHAVTMSPQDAPAMIAAKRIGATFRESDSDSIVMVVLESDKELGDQAHTYYDGLIKKLAADTKHVQHVQNLWGDRITAAGSQSGDGKAAYVQLNVAGNQGSTLGNESVDAVRKIVDGSKPPPGLKTYVTGPAALTTDMNEAADKSMFKMMGVTGVVIMIMLFVVYRSVVTVLLVLVMVGFEMGTARGLIALLGRYDLLGFSTFVVAMLSSLAIAAGTDYAIFLIGRYQEARQNGQDREAAYYTMFRGTYHVILGSGLTIAGASFCLHFARLSYFKALGIPSALGLLVVIAGALTAAPAIVAVATRFGLLDPKRMIKTRGWRRMGTATVRWPGPIFVASLLIALVGLLIVPTMSISYNDRYYIPSSLPSNVGYNAAEKHFSAARLNPDILMVEGDHDMRNSSDMIILDRIAKDIFRTPGIARVQSITRPLGGPIEHSSIPFQVSMQSLPIQQNLQFMKDRMADMLTMSDDLGVMVGSMQRIQGLMRQMSGTTHHMVGDMGAMKATLDEMRDHLADFDDFARPFRSYLYWEQHCFNIPACWAAKSVFEAIDGVDKFSADMTTLLGDMNNIDALLPKMLAEFPPIIAAAQSMQGTLLTLHSSFSGLVTQMSRMTDTASAMGQAFDSSKADDYFYLPPEAFDNPDFQRGLKLFLSADGKAARFIITHDADPATPKGIAAVKPELNAAHEAVKGTPLANAKFYLTGTAAVYNDIQTGSQFDLLIVGIAALTLIFVVMVVITRALVASLVIVGTVLLSLGAAFGLSVLVWQHILGLELNWIAPVFGLIILLAVGSDYNLLLVSRFQEEIGAGLRTGIIRSMGETGGVVTAAGLVFAFTMMSMAASDLSSIGQAGSTIGLGLLFDTLIVRSLMTPSIAALLGRWFWWPLKVRPRPASVMLRPFGPRRLVRSLLLGEQADVAKPVEHRQPAGV; encoded by the coding sequence ATGAGTACCGACACCGACAGCCGACCGCGCTTCATGCGTTTTGTCCGGGCGTTCGCCATTCCGATCATCCTGGTGTGGCTGCTGCTGACGCTTGCGCTCAATCTTCTTGTGCCGCCAATCGAATCGGTGGCCCGTACCCACGCGGTGACGATGTCACCCCAGGACGCGCCCGCGATGATCGCGGCGAAGCGTATCGGCGCCACGTTCCGCGAATCCGATTCGGACAGCATCGTGATGGTGGTTCTGGAGAGCGACAAAGAACTCGGCGATCAGGCGCACACCTATTACGACGGGTTGATCAAGAAACTGGCCGCCGACACTAAACACGTGCAGCACGTTCAGAATCTGTGGGGCGACCGCATCACGGCAGCTGGCTCCCAGAGTGGGGATGGCAAGGCGGCCTACGTTCAGCTCAACGTAGCCGGCAACCAGGGCAGCACGCTGGGGAACGAGTCGGTTGACGCGGTGCGCAAGATCGTCGACGGATCGAAACCGCCTCCGGGGCTGAAGACCTACGTGACCGGCCCGGCAGCACTAACGACGGACATGAACGAGGCCGCCGACAAGAGCATGTTCAAGATGATGGGCGTGACCGGCGTGGTCATCATGATCATGCTTTTCGTGGTGTACCGCTCGGTCGTCACGGTGCTGCTGGTGCTGGTGATGGTCGGTTTCGAAATGGGCACGGCGAGAGGGTTGATCGCGCTCCTGGGTCGCTACGACCTGTTGGGCTTCTCGACCTTCGTCGTCGCGATGCTGTCGTCGCTGGCGATCGCGGCCGGCACCGATTATGCGATCTTCCTGATCGGACGCTATCAAGAGGCTCGTCAGAACGGCCAGGACCGAGAAGCGGCCTATTACACCATGTTTCGCGGTACGTATCACGTCATTCTGGGCTCCGGCCTGACGATTGCCGGGGCGTCATTCTGTCTGCACTTTGCGCGCCTGTCGTATTTCAAGGCGCTCGGAATCCCCTCGGCCCTGGGGTTGCTCGTGGTGATCGCAGGGGCGCTGACCGCCGCGCCGGCGATCGTCGCCGTGGCGACCCGATTCGGCCTGCTCGATCCCAAGCGGATGATCAAGACGCGGGGATGGCGGCGGATGGGCACCGCGACCGTTCGCTGGCCCGGGCCGATCTTCGTCGCGTCGCTGCTCATCGCACTGGTCGGGCTGCTGATCGTGCCGACCATGTCGATCAGCTACAACGACCGCTACTACATTCCGTCTAGTCTGCCGTCCAACGTCGGATACAACGCCGCGGAAAAACATTTCAGTGCGGCCCGGCTCAATCCCGACATCCTCATGGTCGAAGGCGATCATGACATGCGGAACTCGAGCGACATGATCATCCTGGACCGCATCGCAAAGGATATTTTTCGAACGCCCGGAATCGCCCGCGTGCAAAGCATCACCAGACCGTTGGGCGGGCCGATCGAGCACAGCTCGATCCCGTTCCAGGTCAGCATGCAGTCGCTGCCGATCCAGCAGAATCTGCAGTTCATGAAGGATCGCATGGCCGACATGCTCACCATGAGCGACGATCTCGGCGTCATGGTCGGTTCGATGCAGCGCATCCAGGGGCTGATGAGGCAGATGAGTGGCACGACTCATCACATGGTAGGCGACATGGGAGCAATGAAGGCCACGCTGGACGAGATGCGGGACCATCTGGCCGACTTCGACGATTTCGCCCGGCCGTTCCGCAGCTATTTGTATTGGGAGCAGCACTGTTTCAACATTCCAGCCTGCTGGGCGGCCAAGTCGGTGTTCGAGGCCATCGACGGCGTGGACAAGTTCAGTGCGGACATGACCACGCTGCTCGGCGATATGAACAACATCGACGCGCTGCTACCCAAGATGCTCGCCGAATTTCCACCGATTATCGCGGCTGCCCAGTCCATGCAGGGGACACTGCTGACCCTGCACAGTAGTTTCTCCGGTCTGGTCACTCAGATGTCGCGGATGACCGACACCGCAAGCGCTATGGGCCAGGCGTTCGACTCCTCCAAAGCCGACGACTACTTCTATCTGCCACCGGAGGCGTTCGACAATCCCGACTTTCAGCGGGGCCTGAAGCTGTTCTTGTCGGCGGACGGGAAGGCGGCACGGTTCATCATCACTCACGACGCCGACCCGGCGACGCCCAAAGGCATTGCGGCCGTGAAGCCGGAACTCAATGCCGCGCACGAAGCGGTGAAAGGCACTCCGCTGGCGAACGCCAAGTTCTATCTGACCGGTACGGCCGCGGTGTACAACGATATCCAGACCGGCTCCCAATTCGACCTGTTGATCGTCGGGATCGCCGCCCTGACTCTGATCTTCGTCGTTATGGTGGTCATCACCCGGGCGCTGGTCGCGTCGCTGGTGATCGTCGGCACCGTGCTGTTGTCGCTGGGGGCGGCTTTCGGGCTGTCGGTCCTGGTGTGGCAGCACATCCTCGGTCTGGAACTCAACTGGATCGCACCGGTCTTCGGCCTCATCATCCTGTTGGCCGTCGGTTCCGACTACAATTTGCTGCTCGTCTCGCGATTCCAGGAAGAGATCGGCGCGGGCCTGCGGACCGGGATCATCCGCTCGATGGGGGAGACCGGCGGTGTCGTCACCGCCGCAGGGCTGGTGTTCGCCTTCACGATGATGTCCATGGCCGCCAGTGACTTGAGCTCGATCGGCCAGGCGGGCAGCACGATCGGACTCGGCCTGCTGTTCGACACGCTGATCGTGCGCTCCTTGATGACACCATCGATCGCCGCCCTATTGGGCAGGTGGTTCTGGTGGCCGCTCAAGGTGCGGCCGCGCCCGGCCAGCGTCATGCTCCGGCCGTTCGGGCCGCGCCGGCTGGTGCGTTCGCTGCTGTTGGGCGAGCAGGCGGACGTGGCAAAGCCCGTCGAACACCGCCAGCCGGCTGGGGTATAG
- a CDS encoding MmpS family transport accessory protein, protein MLTFLKRAWIPLVVVIAVALGGIAVQRLRGVFGSDKLFSTTGSAVESIVPFNPKTVTYEVFGPSETTGSLSYLNKDAQAEQAKFSSLPWTYTISTTNPAVIANVVAQGDSDRIGCRITVNGEIRDEQSSNGHHAQTFCLVKAA, encoded by the coding sequence ATGCTCACCTTTCTCAAGCGGGCCTGGATACCGCTTGTCGTTGTGATCGCTGTGGCGTTGGGTGGCATCGCCGTTCAGCGGCTGCGCGGTGTGTTCGGCTCTGACAAGCTGTTTTCGACGACCGGTAGCGCCGTCGAATCGATCGTTCCGTTCAATCCGAAAACCGTGACCTATGAGGTTTTCGGGCCCAGCGAGACGACGGGCAGCCTGAGCTACCTGAACAAGGATGCTCAGGCCGAGCAGGCGAAGTTCAGCAGTCTGCCTTGGACTTACACGATTTCGACGACCAACCCGGCCGTCATCGCCAACGTCGTGGCGCAGGGCGACAGTGACCGTATCGGCTGTCGTATCACCGTCAACGGCGAAATCCGCGACGAACAGTCATCCAACGGTCATCATGCCCAGACCTTCTGTTTGGTGAAAGCCGCATGA
- a CDS encoding enoyl-CoA hydratase, translating to MSPADADDAVLYEATPSGVAIVTLNRPDRLNAWAPDMAAAFYAAIDRAEQDPAIRAIVVTGRGRAFCAGAHLGAPESAGRVGESLENARGKSVADLVGERPPHFVTELRKPVIAAINGPCVGIGFTQALMCDVRFAAAGAKFGAVFARRGLIAEFGISWILPRLVGWGVALDLLLSGRTFLADEAARLGLVKEVVPPEDLMGRVLEYAEDIARFCSPTAMAVIKRQAYGDAMRDVVAATADAEALMREALPRPDVREGIVSFLQQRPPQFRSLTDV from the coding sequence ATGAGCCCAGCGGACGCCGACGACGCGGTGCTGTATGAAGCGACCCCGAGTGGCGTCGCGATCGTCACGCTTAACCGCCCCGACCGACTCAACGCCTGGGCTCCCGACATGGCAGCCGCGTTCTACGCGGCGATAGACCGCGCCGAGCAGGACCCGGCGATCAGGGCCATCGTGGTGACCGGCCGGGGTCGAGCGTTCTGTGCTGGTGCCCACCTGGGTGCGCCCGAGTCGGCCGGTCGCGTGGGCGAATCGCTGGAAAATGCCCGCGGCAAGAGTGTTGCGGACTTGGTGGGGGAACGGCCGCCGCATTTCGTGACCGAGTTGCGCAAGCCGGTGATCGCGGCCATCAATGGACCGTGCGTCGGAATCGGATTCACTCAGGCGCTGATGTGCGATGTCCGATTCGCCGCGGCCGGCGCCAAGTTCGGCGCTGTCTTCGCCCGGCGAGGTCTGATCGCCGAATTCGGCATCTCCTGGATTCTGCCCCGACTGGTGGGCTGGGGCGTCGCGCTCGACCTGCTGTTGAGCGGCCGCACCTTCCTCGCCGACGAGGCGGCCCGTCTCGGTCTGGTGAAGGAAGTCGTGCCGCCCGAAGACCTGATGGGCCGCGTCCTGGAGTACGCCGAGGACATCGCTCGTTTCTGTTCTCCGACGGCGATGGCGGTGATCAAACGTCAGGCATATGGTGACGCCATGCGCGACGTGGTCGCCGCGACGGCGGACGCCGAAGCTCTCATGCGGGAGGCGCTGCCGCGCCCCGATGTCCGGGAGGGAATCGTGAGCTTCCTGCAGCAGCGTCCACCCCAATTCCGTTCGCTCACAGACGTTTAA